A window from Rhea pennata isolate bPtePen1 chromosome 1, bPtePen1.pri, whole genome shotgun sequence encodes these proteins:
- the LOC134146180 gene encoding olfactory receptor 2AT4 — protein sequence MEVFPPAMDSCSSNASTKHFFLVGFPGLQDFQTALFVVFLLLYLLILVGNVIIITVVVVDRKLHKPMYFFLINLSVLDVLFTTTTIPKMLAMFLANAKTISFRGCFLQMYSFHGLTVTEALLLVVMAYDRYEAICNPLHYPAKMTRRVNVQLAASAWVTALLIPVPVTVQTSRLSYGETTRVYHCFCDHLAVVQAACSNFNADFQTFLGFSIAMTVSIVPLLLVTLSYTCIITSVQKINSKEGRAKAFSTCTSHLSVVGTYYSSIAVAYVSYRADIPVDVHVMSNVVFSILTPLLNPIIYTLRNKEVKSAIKKLILLRISPLPKKINLFG from the coding sequence GTGTTTCCACCAGCCATggacagctgcagcagcaacgCTTCCACTAAACACTTTTTCCTGGTTGGATTTCCAGGTCTTCAGGATTTCCAGACAGCCCTTTTTGTTGTGTTCTTGTTACTCTATCTGCTGATCCTGGTTGGTAATGTCATTATCATCACTGTAGTTGTGGTTGACCGTAAGCTCCACAAACCCATGTACTTTTTCCTGATTAACCTCTCTGTGCTAGATGTACTTTTTACAACCACCACCATTCCCAAAATGCTAGCCATGTTCCTGGCCAATGCTAAAACCATCTCATTTCGCGGCTGTTTTCTGCAGATGTACAGTTTTCACGGGCTAACAGTAACCGAGGCGCTGCTTCTCGTTGTCATGGCTTACGATCGCTACGAAGCAATCTGCAACCCCCTGCATTACCCAGCCAAGATGACAAGGAGAGTCAACGTCCAGCTGGCCGCGAGCGCTTGGGTGACGGCGCTGCTAATACCCGTACCCGTCACGGTGCAAACCTCTCGGTTGTCTTACGGTGAAACAACCAGAGTTTATCACTGCTTTTGTGACCACCTGGCAGTGGTGCAAGCGGCATGCTCCAATTTCAACGCCGACTTCCAGACCTTCTTGGGGTTCTCCATCGCTATGACTGTATCGATCGTTCCTCTCTTGCTCGTCACCCTCTCATACACCTGCATCATTACCTCCGTACAGAAGATCAATTCCAAAGAAGGACGTGCTAAAGCTTTTTCAACTTGTACTTCCCACTTGAGTGTGGTTGGCACCTACTACTCCTCCATTGCCGTGGCATATGTTTCCTACAGAGCAGACATTCCTGTTGATGTCCATGTAATGAGCAATGTTGTCTTCTCTATTCTAACTCCCTTGTTAAATCCGATCATTTACACTTTGCGAAATAAGGAAGTGAAATCTGCAATTAAAAAGCTTATTCTTCTGAGAATTTCTCCTCTTCCtaaaaaaattaacttatttGGGTAA